GACCGGCGGCCGCCGCTCGTGCCAGTCGGTGCGGGCCTGAAAGGCGCGCGCCGCCGCCAGGACCCGATTCTCCTCGTAGGCCCGCCCCATGAACTGGAGGCTGGTCGGCAATCCCCGGTCGCCGAAGCCGTTCGGCACGGCCACGGCGGGGAGGCCGGCCCCGTTGCCGATGGCGCCCACGAGGTCGGGCAGGGACCCGCCGGCCGCGCTGCGAAACTCCTGGTCGAGCGGCGAGGCCACCACGGCTCGGCCGGGCGCCACGACGGCGTCGAACCGCGCGAGGAGCCGATCGACCTCGCGGGCCACGATGCCCCGGAGGCGGAGCGCCTTGAGGTAGTCCTTGGCGAGGATCGCGTCGCGGGCGTAGGCCTGGTAGCGGTCCTCGGGCGCCGTGAGCTCGGCGATCACGCCCTGCTCCACGAGGTCCTCGAAGGCGCTGGCCGCCTCGACCTGGAGGATCGTCCGCGTGACCTGCTCGTAGGGGAGATCGGGGAACTCGACCTCCTCGACCGTGCCGATGCGCGCGAGCTCGTCGAGCGAGCGGGCGAAGCTCGCCCGGACGTCGGCGTCGCAGGGCTCCGTCACGCGCGCCGGCACCGCGAACCGGAAGCGCCGGCCCGGGGGATCGGAGGCGTCGTAGCGAAACGGCCGGGCGGTCGTCGTGGGATCGGCGGGATCGGGTCCGGCGATGGCGTCGAGGACGAGCCCGCAGTCGTCCGCGGAGCGGCCGAGCGGCCCGATCTTGTCGAGCGTCCACGCCAGCGCCATCGCCCCGTGGCGACTGACGCGGCCGTAGGTCGGGCGGAGCCCGGTGATCCCGCAGTTGCCCGCCGGCGAGAGGATCGAGCCCCACGTCTCCGAGCCGATCGCGAAGGGCACGAGCCCGGCGGCGACGGCGGAGCCCGACCCGCTGGACGAGCCGCCGCTCCAGGCGGTGACGTTCCAGGGGTTGACGCCCGGTCCCGTGAAGGAGGCGTGGGGCTGGCGGTACCCCATGCCACCGGCCAGCTCGACCATCGCCAGCTTGCCGAGGAGGACGGCCCCGGCGTCCGCCAGCTTCCGGATGACCGTCGCGTCCTCGTCGAAGGTCTGGCCCCGCAAGGGGGCCGCGCCCCAGGAGGTCGGGATGCCGCCGCCGGTGGCCAGGAGGTCCTTGGCGCCGTAGGGGATCCCGTGAAGGAGGCCCCGGTAGCGGCCCGCGGCGATCTCGCGCTCCGCGCGAGCCGCCTCCTCGAGCGCACGCTCCCGCGTCACGGTGACGACCGCGTTGTACTTCGGCCCGAGGGTCTCGAGCCGCTCGAGGAACGTCTCGGCCAGGGCGACCGGCGAGACCCGGCGCGCCCGCACCCACTCGGCGAGCCGCCGCACGGGCACGAACACGGGATCCGGGCTCACGGATCACCCCGGAAGGGCACGAAGGGCGGCCACGGCTCGTCGATGTTTCGAAGCCGCACCGCCCGCAGGGCGCGCGCCTGCGCCACGATCCCCTCGATGGCCTTGCGCACCCCCTCGAGCTGGGCGTCGGTCAGCCGGTCCCCGTACCGCTGGCGCACCAGGGCGAAGAGGGTCTCCACCTCGTCGTCGCGGCGCCCGTCGGGCTCGGCCATCGGCGGCGGCTCAGGTGGCGCGCATGCGCGGGTCGAGGAGGTCGCGGAGCGCATCCCCGACCAGGTTGATGGCGACGACCACGGCGAAGATCGCGAGGCCGGGGAGGAGCGCGACGTGCGGCCGCAGGATGACGAACTGGCGCCCGGTGGCCAGCATGCTGCCCCAGTCCGCCGTCGGCGGCTGGGTTCCCAGGCCCAGGAAGGAGAGACCCGCTGTCGCCAGGATCTTCGCGCCGACGTCGAGGCTGAAGGCCACGATCACGGGCGACAACAGGTGGGGCAGCACGTGGCGGGCGAGGATCGCCGCGTCGGGGCTGCCGAGCGCCCGCGCCGCCTCGACGAACTCCCGGCTGCGGACCGAGAGGACCACGCTTCGCACCAGCCGCGTGTAGAACGGAAACCCGACGATGGCGATGGCCAGCATGGCATTCCGGAGCCCCGGCCCCAGTCCGGCGACGATCGCGATCGCCAGGAGGATGTAGGGAAACGCCATCAGGATGTCGGTCAGCCGCATGACGATCGCCTCGGCCCAGCCGGTATGGTAGCCGCCGACGATCCCGAGCGCCACCCCGACGAGCATCGCGAGGGCGGCCGTCCCGACCCCGGCCAGGAGCGAGATCCGGGCACCCCACACGAGGCGGCTCAGCATGTCGCGGCCAAACTCGTCGGTCCCCAGGAGGTGGCCCGCTGTGAAGGGAGACCGGAGGCGGTTCGGGGTGTCGACCGTGTCGGGATCGACCAGCGGCAGCCAGGGCGCGGCCGCGGCCGCCATCAGGGCGAGGGCCAGAACCAGGACGGCCGCAGCCGCCAGGCGGTTCCGGGCGAACAGCCGCCACGCCGCGGATCCCGCCACGGCACCGGCGCGCGGGCCGGCGGGCCGGGGCCGCGCCTCGAGCGTGTCGAGCCGGGCGCCGATCGCCGCGTCCGCGTCACTCATAGCGGATGCGGGGATCGAGATAGGCGTACAGCAAGTCGACGGCGAGGTTGATGAGGGCGAAGCTCAGGGCCACCACCAGGACACAGCCCTGCACGAGCGGGAAGTCGCGGGCCAGGATGCCCTGGACCATCAGCGTCCCCACACCGGGCCAGGCGAAGACCGTCTCGGTCAGCACGGCGCCGCCGAGGAGATAGCCGGCCTGCACGCCGACCACGGTCACGATCGGCATGAGCGCGTTCCAGAGCCCGTGCCGCACGACCACCGCCCGCTCGATCATCCCCTTGGAGCGCGCCGTCCGGATGTAATCCTGCCCCAGCACCTCGAGCATGCTCGAGCGCGTGAGCCGCGCGACGATGGCCGTCGAGGCGGCGCCCAGGGTCACCGCCGGCAGGATCAAGTGCGCGAGGAGGTCCACCACCCCGCCGCCGCCGTACGGGGCGGACATGCCGGAGGCCGGGAGCCACCCGAGCCAGAGGGAGAAGAGGACCATGAGCACGATGCCGAGCCAGAAGACCGGCATGCTGGCGCCGAAGAGCGACACGACCGCGCTCACGCGGTCGAGGAACGAGTTGCGCCGCGTGGCCGAGGCGATCCCGAGGGCGATCCCGCCGACCGTCGAGAGCAGGAGCGCGCTCCCGGTGAGGACGAGCGTCGCGCGGAACCGGTCGAGCACCTCGCGGAGGACGGGCCGCCTGGTCCAGATCGACCGGCCCAGATCGCCCTGGAGGACGTGGCCGAGCCAGCGGAGGTACTGGATCGGGAACGGCTCGGTCAGGCCGAGCTCGGCGCGCAGGCGAGCCAGGTCCTCCT
Above is a genomic segment from Candidatus Methylomirabilota bacterium containing:
- a CDS encoding ABC transporter permease, whose protein sequence is MSDADAAIGARLDTLEARPRPAGPRAGAVAGSAAWRLFARNRLAAAAVLVLALALMAAAAAPWLPLVDPDTVDTPNRLRSPFTAGHLLGTDEFGRDMLSRLVWGARISLLAGVGTAALAMLVGVALGIVGGYHTGWAEAIVMRLTDILMAFPYILLAIAIVAGLGPGLRNAMLAIAIVGFPFYTRLVRSVVLSVRSREFVEAARALGSPDAAILARHVLPHLLSPVIVAFSLDVGAKILATAGLSFLGLGTQPPTADWGSMLATGRQFVILRPHVALLPGLAIFAVVVAINLVGDALRDLLDPRMRAT
- a CDS encoding amidase, whose amino-acid sequence is MSPDPVFVPVRRLAEWVRARRVSPVALAETFLERLETLGPKYNAVVTVTRERALEEAARAEREIAAGRYRGLLHGIPYGAKDLLATGGGIPTSWGAAPLRGQTFDEDATVIRKLADAGAVLLGKLAMVELAGGMGYRQPHASFTGPGVNPWNVTAWSGGSSSGSGSAVAAGLVPFAIGSETWGSILSPAGNCGITGLRPTYGRVSRHGAMALAWTLDKIGPLGRSADDCGLVLDAIAGPDPADPTTTARPFRYDASDPPGRRFRFAVPARVTEPCDADVRASFARSLDELARIGTVEEVEFPDLPYEQVTRTILQVEAASAFEDLVEQGVIAELTAPEDRYQAYARDAILAKDYLKALRLRGIVAREVDRLLARFDAVVAPGRAVVASPLDQEFRSAAGGSLPDLVGAIGNGAGLPAVAVPNGFGDRGLPTSLQFMGRAYEENRVLAAARAFQARTDWHERRPPV
- a CDS encoding ABC transporter permease codes for the protein MRRYLTRRLLSLVPVLAGVSVVVFLVLHLSPGDPAEIMLGSQATQEDLARLRAELGLTEPFPIQYLRWLGHVLQGDLGRSIWTRRPVLREVLDRFRATLVLTGSALLLSTVGGIALGIASATRRNSFLDRVSAVVSLFGASMPVFWLGIVLMVLFSLWLGWLPASGMSAPYGGGGVVDLLAHLILPAVTLGAASTAIVARLTRSSMLEVLGQDYIRTARSKGMIERAVVVRHGLWNALMPIVTVVGVQAGYLLGGAVLTETVFAWPGVGTLMVQGILARDFPLVQGCVLVVALSFALINLAVDLLYAYLDPRIRYE